A genome region from Salvia splendens isolate huo1 chromosome 19, SspV2, whole genome shotgun sequence includes the following:
- the LOC121780126 gene encoding protein SRC2 homolog translates to MECRKFEIIIVSANNLPDVRSFGRMKVYAEVSINGEPDTSKLTTVDTEGETNPRWNFPLDYTIEEASLQNPGLVVGVKLYCERTLGDRYIGEVNISVKGLFDYRPRVENVLTYTVDGAGDGKLNILYSFGNMFMAPKPSFGEKVLDVGLSVMEQGTLFFLSEDF, encoded by the coding sequence ATGGAGTGCAGAAAATTCGAAATTATCATTGTTTCGGCCAACAATCTTCCAGACGTCCGGAGCTTTGGGAGGATGAAAGTCTACGCGGAGGTGTCCATCAATGGAGAACCCGACACAAGCAAGCTTACCACTGTGGACACGGAAGGAGAGACAAACCCTAGATGGAACTTCCCTCTTGACTACACGATTGAGGAGGCCTCTCTCCAGAATCCGGGATTGGTGGTTGGGGTGAAGCTCTACTGTGAGAGGACTCTAGGAGATAGGTATATCGGTGAGGTCAATATATCGGTCAAGGGTCTCTTTGATTACCGACCTAGGGTTGAAAATGTGTTGACCTACACCGTGGATGGGGCCGGGGACGGGAAGCTTaacattttatatagttttGGAAATATGTTTATGGCGCCAAAGCCCTCCTTTGGTGAGAAGGTGCTTGATGTTGGTCTCTCGGTGATGGAACAAGGGACGTTGTTCTTCTTGTCCGAAGAtttttaa